In the Andrena cerasifolii isolate SP2316 chromosome 3, iyAndCera1_principal, whole genome shotgun sequence genome, CTAAACCGGGAAGAACTAGgtatgaaatgtgaaaatatCGTTCGTACATAGTTAAAGAACGATTCCCCGTTGCTCGACGCGAAACACGAGAGATATGGTCTATAAGTGTATCTACTCGTGTTCTCCAATCATTTTCGTCGTTCCGTGTGAGTCACGCAGCTGGCAGTACCGTCCTATTGCTCTATCATTCTTATTGCGACTGATAACTAATCCGGTAAACTCTGAAGAACGGGGCTACAAGTTCGCGTTTAAAGTAAGGTAGGAAGCGCGACGCTCGATAAGCAATCTTAAGTTGGTATAGTATACACGTGTGTACTGGCGATGGAGTTTTGAGTAAACCAACGCTGATAATCTTTACGACTTCTGTACAAGGTGTTGGGAAAGCATTACCGTGTTCGGTAAATATTTGAAGGCTGAAAACATGAACGAGGAACGCTGACAGTTGTTCATGCCTCTCGACTAATTGTAAATAGGGGCAATCATCCGCAGTCTCTGATAAATTTTCCAACAACTCAGCCGTCGTGCAGTATCAAATCGTGGCTCCATATATCATTAGAATTTTAAAAGACCTGGCGACTTTTTCACTCGTAAACAGCATAAACCCCTTCCAAGTTCTGAAGTCACGCGAAGAGACTGAATTGCATGGCACATTTTCAACTTTGCACCAATGCTCGAGGCTTTTCTAAACGAGACAACGATCCTGTCGATTGAAACTTCGAAATGGAGCGAATCCACCCCCCGGCGTTACCAACCAGCCGCTCCTTGTTGCGGATTCACGAGGTGGCGCGACGCAATCATCTCCTCGCGGCGTAGAGGGGAGCTCGTATGCGGCCCGTGTACGGACACGCTTCACGGTACACAGGTACCCGTGCAATTTCTTCGACGAGATGGAAGAGATCGATGGCACTTTGGCAAGCTGGCAGAGCGGCCCTGTGCGACCGTGCAAGACGAGCGCGGGCCATCCCTCGCATATCTATCGCGAGCAGACACACGGCCCGGCCGCGTCCTCCGCGCGGAATCCAACCAGCTGTCTAGCAACGCCGTCGAGCGAAAAGGGAGCCCAGCGATCGCGTCAGCTTGGCTACACTAGCAAATGTTTGTCCGCTGGGAGGATTCGCTTCTTCCGCTTGTTCGAGCGTGCGCACACGCGTACGACTTGCCGGGGAAAGTCACGCTGACTTATGAGCCGCTTCTACTACTTAGAATTAGGTTTGAATCGCTGCCTACGACCTACGAGTGTCAGAAGAGCGTCGCGACCTTTGGCTATCTGTTTTACCAGAAGCAAACTTTATCTGGTCACGAGACAATTCCAGCTAGAAAGCGGTAAGGAATAGCTGAGAGCTTGTACAGGCTTTTATCTGCAACACGTCTCTGCAGCCGCTTCTACTACTTAGAATTAGGTTTGAATCGCTGCCTACGACCTACGAGTGTCAGAAGAGCATCGCGACCTTTGGCTATCTGCTTTACCAAAAGCAAACTTTATCTGGTCACGAGACAATTCGAGCTGGATCGGGTAAGGAATAGCTGAGAGTTTGTACAGGCTTTTATCTGCAACACGTGCTCATTACGTATCGTCACTGAACAAATTGACGAATTGAGTGCGTCACTCGGTGTCATCAACGTTTGAAGGAATGGGTTACACCACTCAAACGCTCGATGCAGTTGTTACTACATATTGCCAGATGAGCAGAAgaacgactacccacaagctgaaatgtcacaggagcAAGGGGAATCATCCGCTCGCTGCaaccttatcccctccaagaagtcctacttttcggttcttagcagctgtccatatccgcgggctgtcgtgatttgtttcgttcgcgttctgcggacgattccccttgcccctgtgacatttcagcttgtgggtagtcgttcttcttctcatcCGGCAATAGTACTTATTCTTGGAGATAAGTGCCTATCGACGGCAGATTTCGAAGAATTCGATCTGTTCTTGTTGCCTCATCGTTTACCTGCGAACACTTTGTTTATGGGTTAAAAGCTTTATGTACGGACAGACAACGGGTGAAACGATACATAAGTTCAGCACTCGTTATCTGGAACTAAGTAAACAGCTTCTGCTCGTCGAACGTCGTAAACCACCCGCCATTCGACGTCGGCGGGGAAAATAGCGGGGCAATAGAAACTAGCAGTCGTTCCGTGGAATCCAATTTTGGCCTGCGCGGAAAAGCTGTCGGTTTTTCTACCAACACGTTGGAAATTGAATTCCCAGGCGTTGGCGCGGGGCGGGCAATTATCGAGCGATTTAACGGGGGAGAGACAGTATCCCCGCGAGGGCGGTTAAGAAACTTGGTAAAACTGGACGCGGAAAGCTGTTTCGCCTCGTGTCACGCTGCGACAGGACACGCCGTGGGATTTCACTTTCCCGCACGTCAGCTCGCGAGGCAAAACCGCAGGTCCGCGGGAAAACAGGCGCGAAGGAAAGTACCCGGGGAGAAGAAGGGGAGAAACTCGTCCCCCCAGCGGCGCTCGGATAAAATCGGATGGATGTTTTTCGCCCAGCACGCTCCGCTGGCGACACCGCCGCCGCGACGCGCTCTTACTTTCTATCGGAGCGCGCTGTTTTAACCGAAAACGGTTTCACTTTTGCCTATCGCCGTGCAAATTGACCGTGACCCGGCCACCAGCAGCCCCGCCAGGCGACGTCCGCTctatcaaaatcaattttcacgGTTTACCGCGCCCGCGATGGCGTAACGGGCATCCGCGTCGAGGCGTCGGCTAACTGCAACTAAAAAACCACGAACGATCTGGCACGTGTCGCGGTTTAGCGAGTAATCAGAGGGTAGGAGGATAAGCGGTTGCTCTATATTGGTTCCTATAGCCTGGGCAGCACAACTCGGCGCAATATATCGAATTTTATCTCCCTCTTAAGCACGCTAATCTATTTCAGCTCGAAAGAGTGGGAAGGATGAAGCAGCAGTTCTTCGGTGCTAACTCGTCACGTCGTGTTGATTCGATGTTTTCCACGTGCAGAGTTATGTAGCCATGCTACTGCTTTGGCGAAACATTCGAATCCCTGATGTTACATTACTCGCCTACACGTACCCAGTACCTGGCTACGTAATGTCGGAGAAGACGATAGTTGGATTGCATAACTTCACGATCCGAAACGTAACGAATTATGACTGCAGACTATTGCCGACATAGTTGGCGCTACACCCTTCTAAATCTGACCGTGGTGACGAAAGATGGAGATTATTTGTATCTCTGTGTGACGATATAAACGCTGGTTATTTAGCCTCTTACTGCGAACACGCGTGATGCAACAGTGGGTGATATATTTGAGACATTGAGAGtggaaacggactaacccacattttttgcaaaAGCACACATAGTAGGACATGTTATATTATTCCAGGACactcgagacgttcctaagctaAGCCGTTCGCGAGTTAACCGCGACTTCacgaaattatcaaaaatttaaacgcTTCGTCGCGATTATTTATTATGGTAACTCAAAGCAACGACACCACGCCAAGTAGCAAAACCGATTTAGTTGCTTgcgaataaagacttagtctttgaaGTTAAACAAAACATTGTGTAGTTCACCCGGTGGTTTTTCATCCTTTGATCACTCCCGAGTCCACGATAACGCCTGATTCCGTACCGAGCCATCGCGTAGGGCAGAAgacaataatgtattccaatagactgtactaatcatataaaataggaaaaattaattttgtttcaatgtgGATTAGTTAATTCTGCTCTCAATGCCCCATTTCTCAAACACGAGGAAGGAACGATTCTGTCTTTCTCAACGAAGCATCTCCATTATCTTGTTGCCTGCCCATAGAAACTGAAAAGCAACTTCGTTATCAATCACATGCGTGACCAAAATTAATAACTCAAACGGAATAAAATAGCCTTTTTAGCCCCGAAATAATCAGCACCTATCCTATCGCGGGCGCGATCGAGAAGCCGTTAGTCATAACAACacttatttaagaaaaaaaattcctgacATTACAAAAGCATTTATATTCGAGCTTCAGCATTATGACTCAGCAATAACGCGTACAAGTGTACTGCCACTGATAGCGCGCCACTACAACTATCAGACTGCGTAAAATCCCAGCAACACGGTGACACCACTGTTAGTAGCACCGTGACCGTTCCCAGTAACAGTTCATCCTAATCCACGGCAGAATGAAGATCACGGCTGCAACTCTGCTGTCGGTCGTGTGCCTGTTGTGCGTCGCGAGGCGTCTGCAGTGCGCTCGGATCCTGGCGGTGATCCCGACGCCGTCCTACAGCCACCAGGTCCCATACCGGCCGTTATGGCTGAAGCTGGTGGATCGTGGCCACGAGGTGGTCCTCATCACCGCGAACCCCATTCCGAACGTGAACCTGACGAACCTCACGCAGATCGACACCAGTGCCTCTTACAGTACCCTCAGGGCGATCGACTTCATTCGCCTCCGTTTCGATGGGGAGTCCTGGCTGTCGTTCGTGGGAAGAGAAATGCTGCCGCTTAGCATAACGTTCACGGAAAACGTGTTCAACAATACGGAGGTGAAGAAGCTCATCATGCCCGAGAGCAATGCAAAGTTTGACCTGGTCATCGCCGAGATGCTGTTCCAGCCTGCCATATACGCTTTCGCTCACAGATTTAACGCGCCCATGATAGGTATCTCTTAATTGTCCTTCTTTCCCCGTAAAATTAACGAGCAAGTCGATGTTGCTCCCTTAAAATGCACCGTCGCCTCGGTTTTCGTACTGTCGCGTCTGTACATTTAACCCAACGTGGTCACACGTGGTGTATCCCACACCAACAGCAAGtttcgagttcaaatgtcgcgcctcCATAGGGGATCTatcgcgaaaaaaaaattaaaatatcgcttTTTTCCACAACCGCGGAAAATCGCTCTTCTTGAACTAtaaatttcatcgtatcaaaatttGCATTCCTAGAAAAAggctattagagcatgattgtacgagtattacgaatgtacgattatcactgaaaagttgtattcaaaaatacgaaaatggtaactcaaaaataacGTCCCGTCAAGGTTAACTCGACAATTAAATGCTGACGATCTCGTTTAACCACTGTGCTTTGTACGCTTGCAGGAGTATCATCGTTAGGGATACTGGCCCTGAACGAGCACGCCCTCGGCGGGATTCCGATGCCCTCGCACGAGTACACGTGGGAATTGGAGGCGAACACGGGCTCGAACCTGCCGTTCTGGAAGAGGCTAAAGAACTTCGTGGCAATGTGGCATTTCATATGGGACACTTACAGCAACCTGTTTTCACATCACCAAAAGCTGGCCGAACAATACTTTGGAAAGGGTCTGCCACCCATGCTGGACATACTAAAGAACACTAGTGCAGTGTTCATCGAGCAGTCGGATGCCATTACACCAGCTAGACCGAAACTTGCGAACATGATCACGTTCGTTTCGTCCCACGTCAAGCAGAACTCACCACCCCTTTCGAAGGTAGGCGTTCCTTCCCTCATTCTACTTAAAATCTTTACCACTAAGTGGGGTCAGGAACCCCCATAAAGAGGAAGCTCGGAATAAGAGACTTCGAAGGATCGGCTTTGGCAACATTGGTAAGGCGGCTGCCTAGTAGCACATcggatccgaagatcgtgggttcgagtcccatcgcccgggGTCCACTTTTTTCGTGGCTCCCGGAACACATAGGAATTACAAAACCTATTCCTATAATTATGTGTATAACAATTTCTTCGCGTGCATGCAATAATTATTGTCCTCAGTCTCTTGTTACGTAGGATTTGCAACGTTTCGCGGACGACGCGCCGGAAGGATTCATCTACTTCAGCCTGGGCAGCAACGCAATGAGCTCCGACTTGCCGAGAGAAACTATACAGATATTCCTCGACGTGTTCGCCAAGCTGCCGTACAGAGTGTTGTGGAAGTTCGAGAAGGACGACCTGCCAGGGAAGCCCGACAACGTGTTCACCGCGAAATGGTTCCCCCAGCACAGTGTTCTCGGTACGATCCTCAAGCGCCCAGAGTAGCAACAACATTCCGGAGAGTTGTTTGTGATGAACAACCGGGCTTCTTTGTTGTACAGCACACCCGAACATTAAGCTGTTCATCTACCAAGGAGGATTGCAAAGTTCCGAGGAAGCTGTTCACTTCCGGGTACCGCTCCTAGGGTTCCCAATTTTGGCGGACCAGGACTATCAAGTGGGTAGGATGGACGCACTCGGGGTTGGCAAGCGATTGGAAATCCTGACCGTGACGAGAGATGAGCTAGAAAGTGCCATTCGCGAGATTATAACCGACAAAAAGTAAGTGTAAAAATTCAGATACGCGTAATTGCGATGGGAGGAAAATCATCTTATTAAGTCGATCAATATCTTTCCTGTTACACTAACTATTTGGAAGTGTAGAATGTGTAGAACGATCATGAGCCTTGACCCGATGAAAGAGTCAATTGAGTAGTAGGAATGATTTATACTACACTTTATGCAATGGGTATGTCTCTGAAGCGTTATGCAATGATGCAATCAGCGTCACGTAACCAGCGTGCATCGTCATTTTGCTTTCGATTAACGTGCACGCGCGAGTAAGAAGTTTTTATGGACGCGTCTCTGCTCTGATTGAAATTCCTCTTGCGAAATTCCAGTTGCTGTAGCTTTGTTACAACTTTTCTAGGTACAAGGAAAACATGATCGAACTCAACACTATCGTCAATGACAATCCCTACGATTTCATGGATAATCTTGTCTGGTGGACCGAATATATTATCCGTCACAAAGGTGCTCCGCATCTTCGTAGCAACTTGGCCAGGCAACCGTGGTACCAACGCTGCGACATGGACATCGTGGTGTTCCTGACTATCGTGGCGTTCATGGTGGTTTCGAATGTGTTATCTTTAAGTGCCAAGATTATCGTACGCGTCTACAAACGACACGACGCACACTCTGCTAGTCAGAAACAGAAGCTAAGTTAACCACTCGATGATAAGACGTAATATTCGAAACTACCTCTGGTGATACTGGACAAAAAATCAAATGTTAATTAGTTTGTAATAACCAGTGAATTGATCAGACGATGTAATTACCAACGgagggaaatatttatacagcTAATGACATCCAAGTGCAACAATCGGATGTAGCCCTGCACGGCTTTTCTATAAAATTGTGTTTAAGAGAGCTCAGCAAAGAACGCTTGAGCGGTCTCTATTAGAATCTCAGACTGTCGATATTCAGATGAATATTCGACGGCTAAGGTACACTGGTAATGAACGTTGTTCCTAGAAAGCTGAGGAATGGGATAATGAAAAACGACTTTAACAAAAACTTTAACCAAATAGCGTTGAAGAGTAAATGAGGTTGTATAACATCGATACACTTCTCTACTTTTGTAGCAAGAATTAATGTAGTTAATTAAATTAGATAATTACACTCGTTGTAACGTGAGCAATAGTCGAGAGGACAATCACAGTTTCGCGATGTTTTTCTTGTCACGTCGTAGTCAATTAATGTTACAAAGTGTCGTCGCAGTAATTATTTCTCTCAGGAAAGGACTAAGAACGAAGAGCAGTTGCATGTAGgagaaaatatggaagaaaggaAACGTCGCATTATACATATCATAGCATTCTATTTAATTACTGGTTGCGCGAATAAATGTTGTTCTGccgtattttaatttaaactactgTAGAACGAAAGGGAGTAATTGCAATTAGTTGAAAGTAAATTACTACGAAGTAAATCAGTATTTATTTCCTACACCGTCTCAGCTTCTCTTATCGACGAGATCGACCGATCCATAGAAAAGTATCGCCGTCTATAAATGGTATGACAACTCCCACGAATGTACCTCGATAAATTTCCCTGAGGTCGCCTCGTTACCGTAGCATCACCTGTCAATGTACTGCATCTTTGACGTAAAGTCCGCTTTAAACACCTCGATGGGCACTTACAGAGAGGAATATCCCTGTGACGCGGTTCCTTTCAGGACTTCGACTTCATTCATTACTGAAATAGAGCAATCGAAGGCAGTTCTGCTAGTTACGAGAGATTTAACTTTTCCCACGAAAGTCGTTTGACAAGTTTCCTAATGAAACACCTTGTTAACGCGACTCAATGCGTTTTAGTCTCTCTCTTAATTGAACAACTTCTCAATCCCTATTGAAATTCCACATCTATCATTCTGAAAGTTATAAAGTCCTGCATTCGTTACGGGAGGTCAtctaatttcaatattaaggCGGCATACCTAGTACTTTTTTGGGTTGAAAcaattgaattttcttttttgcaTTTCTTGAAACATTCATGTGTCTAGAATATCATTCTAAAGcggttttgagaaatttgaGTATCTACAAAAGTTATAACGTCTTGTACCGCGCGGTGCACAGGTAACAGTGCCCGCGGACGATACTTTAAACTatcgaattttgaattttcgttcggTTCTTTGGTAAAACTTCATAAAAAATCGAAAACAATTTGGACTAAGAAGATTCTCTGTGTGACCCTGGTATCGATGATTACATGTAAGCTGaacaaattcaattttataGTACCTAGATTTTGaatacgtttttctcgaaaccacgtctTTAAAGTCGGTTCCATAAATACCTTGATAACGAATCAACCAAtttacataatttattttttgtcgttgacaaacgttttttggatattttaattttttctatttttgtcacacacaaaatgtaattaaaaattttcgtgaaaattgaTACCTACAGTTTGACAAtacgccattttgttttaaatgctgAATTTAAGACTCGGCTCGGTTAATGAcaacaaaatgtaataaatttcaataaCTCAAATCGTGTTTACGTTTCATATAAGCACAGAAGGCGGAATTTATGGCACCGCAATTCTACTCGCTCCGCGAGGGGCCAACTTTCAGCGACTATAGCGGGAGGAAGGAGGGTGcttttttttaactaaaaattcttttaatactgttAAACagcgatctttcatttgcaataaACCCCATCTTCCTAACTTTTCagtttcatatagaaaaaaattcataaagaatgcttaattttcgggcaaaaaaAGTAGCGGAGGTGCACTTTTagaccagtttgtttaagacgaataaaaaattaccgcagaggatgggaacaaataaaactgcataatatcataggtaagctaatcaatttttatatttcaaactctcagtaataatagaaaaaaagtagctgaaacttaggtctaaatttttaaaaaggcttcttgaatgtcgattgttactttattataaacgtaaatatttttctacgaaaaaagtaccaaatgttctttaaatgttgctcctttaagtgcaaaaggttttgtaaaaatatgagCGTccgcttctttaaaaaaaaatcataaacattcgccttttttcggccgcctgactaggtgtaaccccttaaatctcaAACTCCAACAGCTCCTCTTCTAACAGAAACGCCATAGTAACCCCATCCCTCGAGAACATCGCCATTTACAGAACACCCAGTGTAAAAGATGTAATCTCGAATGGACGTTCCTTCGTCCATACATCTATGACACTCCTGAATATTACACAGCGTCAATTAATATCCCGTAATATCCAATAACCCGATATCACTCAGCCCCCATTGTCAGCGCTCCGTTCTTCGTTTCAGCGTTTCCACCCACAGCCCCCAGCCCTCCACCCCTCAGCTACCCTGATTTTCCTCCGTTCATGGCTGGGTCGCAATCGAGGCTAGAATTAAAAAACCCTTTCATCGCGGCGTACCAAAGGAGATTATCAGAAAACGATAGAGAGGGGACATTTTCTTTTCTCCGAGTGCTTTCTCTTCCAGGGGGCCGACGCTACAGgaagcttctttgtttcttcgctcGATAACGCGCCATCCAGCCCCGTCCCTCGGCTTCATCCCCGACAGTTTTCAACCTCCTTTCGATCCGACGAAGGCGAACGCCTTGGAGAATCGCGATGCCGCGGGACGATACTTGGCGCGAAAGCAGTTTGTCAGGGGGACGAGTCGAAACCGACGCGAATAACGGCCGGCACAAAAGATGGATGGTGAGCAGACGAGAGGGGGGTCCGGGAAAGGGAGATACAATCCGTTCCCTCCATTGTTTCATATGATTTGCCGGCAGTTATTGTTTCGTACGTCGCCGCGAACTTTTACAATTACAACGCCGACGTCTCGAGGATTCTCCGCTTCCCCTACCAGCCCTCTTTTTCCAAGCGTTCCACGGTTGCCTCTCGGACACTTTACCGACTGCTTCATACTCGCACAAAGAGCTGCCTTTCCGCGCGGATGCTATCTCGCCGCGTTTATCAAATCGTCGATTATTACGAGCTCGAGGGGACAGCGAGAGACGGATTCTTCTTGCGAAAGAATTCCTCTcgcgtctctagattatttCGCTGCCGATCCGCGCGCCGGATATGTTTTTAGGGAAACGGTGATTCTTTCGAGTCGAGGAGAAAATCCTTCGCTTCTTTGATCAGCGTAGATCTGAGTGCAGCGCTCGTCGCCGCCGTAAACGTCGTTAATCACGAGATCAAAACATTTCAGCCCGGGGGTAATGCAGCAGCACGGAGTTTCCCACGTGTGTACCTTGCAGCAGAAGATACACAGAGGAAAAGCACTGTCACTGAACCGTAACATTTACCAACCGATAGCAGACCTCCGAATTTACGTTTCAGGTCTGCACGAAGAATTGCTATAATTCCATTCGTAACGAGTGATCTCTAGACCATCGGTCCTCTTTTCGTGATTTACTGCTGCTCTGATAACAGAGCTCTGACGACCTCGATGGGACCCGGCTGAACACGATAACCTAGCGTCTGGAATCTAGATCATAGTGTCTCGTGACGTTCGATATCTTTAGACGTCGTTCTTGGACGTCACTGAACCTCGAGGACTGAATACAAGCAACGGGGCCGTGACTTTTTTGCTTTCCAACCAAAACATTCTGTCGAGAAGCTGTCACACGGTATCACGGACAGGGGAAATCCAGCCCGAACGCGACTGGGGAGGATTAACAGGGATACATAGAATATTTAACGCGAGAATCTCTCTTCACCCCTCAATCCCCGGTGCGTACCGTCCGTACTTTCTTCCACTTTCCTCTTTATTTTCGTTCGTCCCACGTCCCCGTGCTTCCCCTGCCCCTATACGAAGTGTTTACTTGTTCCTCCCTATCCCGCCACTTTCTAGCAGTAATAAAATTAACCGGAATATAGCTGCACTTCTCCGAGGCCGTTGTCCTCCAAATTTACTCAGCACTCCGAACGGCGGATAGCTAATCCCTCGCATGGGATTCCAAAGCACGGATTTCCGAGCTCTCTGCATACATTATACGTACCTACGTAATATTTGCTCTAGGGAACAAGGATTATTGAGCATCTCGAGTCGCCCTTAGACCCGGCCGATTTTATTTTCGACGACCCAGAGGGCCCGGGCCGCGACCAATTACGCCGCCGGCCGGCTTTCTTTGGGTAAATCTGGCGCTAAAGGTGTGCAAATATTGGCCCCGTTCGCGCTCTAGAGCGCGTCGAATGTAAAGTTATGCGATCTCACCTAAAAATCCCGGTACCCCTCCCCGGAACCCTGCGAGTGGGTAAACGTAACGCGGGAAGCGTAATCGGAGCCGTATTGAGATGAAAAGCATAATTAACTGCATGTATGTTCACAAATCTTTTACGATAAATTGGGAGATTGTATTTAATGACCATAACACCGGTTCGAGATAACTGTTAATTGTCTTCGGGAGCGCTTGCGACCGCT is a window encoding:
- the LOC143366740 gene encoding UDP-glucosyltransferase 2-like yields the protein MKITAATLLSVVCLLCVARRLQCARILAVIPTPSYSHQVPYRPLWLKLVDRGHEVVLITANPIPNVNLTNLTQIDTSASYSTLRAIDFIRLRFDGESWLSFVGREMLPLSITFTENVFNNTEVKKLIMPESNAKFDLVIAEMLFQPAIYAFAHRFNAPMIGVSSLGILALNEHALGGIPMPSHEYTWELEANTGSNLPFWKRLKNFVAMWHFIWDTYSNLFSHHQKLAEQYFGKGLPPMLDILKNTSAVFIEQSDAITPARPKLANMITFVSSHVKQNSPPLSKDLQRFADDAPEGFIYFSLGSNAMSSDLPRETIQIFLDVFAKLPYRVLWKFEKDDLPGKPDNVFTAKWFPQHSVLAHPNIKLFIYQGGLQSSEEAVHFRVPLLGFPILADQDYQVGRMDALGVGKRLEILTVTRDELESAIREIITDKKYKENMIELNTIVNDNPYDFMDNLVWWTEYIIRHKGAPHLRSNLARQPWYQRCDMDIVVFLTIVAFMVVSNVLSLSAKIIVRVYKRHDAHSASQKQKLS